CAATTCAACGATTCATTCATCAGGGTGAGAGAAAGCGACGGGGAACTCACTGTCGGAGAACGAGTTGACAGGGAGAGAATCTGCAGACATTCTCTACAGTGTCTGATTACTTTTGACGTGGTTAATTTCTCAAAAGATCGCTACAAATTGATTCACGTTGAGGTGGAAATAAAGGACATCAATGACAACTCTCCGGAGTTTCCAAGCAAGGAGTCTATAGTGGAAATCTCAGAGAATGCAGCAGTTGGGTCCCGCATCCCTTTAGACCCGGCTGTGGACGCTGATGTCGGGTCAAACTACATCCAAAGCTATCAAATTTCCGTAAACAGTCATTTTACCATTGATGTGCTCCTGAGAGCGGATGGGGTTAAATATGCGGAATTGGTACTAATGAAAGAGCTAGACAGGGAGACTCAGTCATCATACACTGTAGAGCTGGTCGCCACAGACGGAGGAAATCCGTACAGATCGGGGTCAACAAAGATAACTATAAAAGTGACCGACTTTAATGACAACAGTCCAGTTTTCGACCAAAATAGTTTCTCAGTCAGTTTGCCAGAGGACGCGCCTGTCGGCACTGTTATACTGGACTTAAACGCAGTTGATGCTGATGAGGGCTTAAACGGAGAGGTCGTTTACGGGTTCGGAAAACAGGTTTCTCATGAGATCCGACAACTTTTCCAAGTGGATAACAAATCAGGTCGCCTCACTCTCAGGGGCCCCGTGGATTTTGAGGACAAAAGCACCTATGAGCTAGACGTTCAGGCGACTGATCTGGGACCCAACCCCACCCCCTCCGTGTGcaaaatcataattcacgtcacCGACGTTAATGACAATGCCCCAGAAATCAGCATCACCCCTATGACCTCCATTACAACTGGCATTGCATACATCAGCGAGGCGGCAGACAAGGACAGTCTGGTGGCGCtcatcagcaccatggacagagaCTCTGGAGTTAACAGCCAAGTCTACTGCACGTTATACGGCCACGACCATTTCAAACTCCGACAGGCGTACGAGGACAGCTACATGATAGTTACAGCAGCAGCCCTAGACAGAGAGCGGATTAGTGAGTATAACTTGACAGTCATGGCTGAGGATTTCGGGTCACCCCCACTGAGGAAAATCACTCAGTACACCATAAGACTCACGGACGAGAATGACAACGCCCCTCACTTCGCTAAAGCTGTCTATGAAGTTTCAGTGGTAGAAAACAACGCTCCGGGTGCTTATATCACCACAGTTGAGGCAACCGACGCGGATCTGGGCAACAATGGGAAAATTACTTACAGGCTTGTGGAGAGCGTTATCATGGGATCCCCAGTGAACACCTTTGTGTCTCTTAACTCAGTGTCTGGCTCTATATATGCACTCAGAAGCTTTAATTACGAAGTTATGAAACAGCTAGATGTACACATTCAAGCAAGTGATGGGGGGTCACCACAGCTTCAGAGCAGAGCTGTCATCAGATTAAAAATAGTTGATCAGAATGACAACCAGCCTTCTATCATAGAGCCCCCCCTTTACAAAGGATCTGCTGAAGTTTTCCTGCCTAAAGATGCACCTGCAGGTTATGTGGTAACCCAGATAAAGGCAACAGATGCTGATGAAGGCATAAATGCACAGCTGTCCTATAAAATCACCGAGGGGGGACACCTGGGTTTCTCTATCAACAAAGACACAGGCAAGGTGCACGTGAGTCGACAGCTGACGTATGATATCGCAGACAATGTCAAAGTCACAGTGTCAGTCGCTGACAATGGATCCCCCGCACTTACCTCCACCGCTACAATACATTTCAGTTTTGTAGAAGGTGCTCTACCAAGTTTACCTTCCTTAGCTCAAAATGGCAATGAGGAGCCCTTTGAATGGGACATGTCCGTAGCCATAATCATCGTCCTGGCAGGCAGTTGCTCTGTTCTCCTGGTGGCTATCATTCTTATCACAACCATTTGCAGCCGCCGGAAAAAGGAGACAGGGGATGGGGGAAGTGATGATAAAGAAGAAATTCCAAATGTGGAGAAAGTTGAAAGTGGacacattgattcattaaatcaAAACCACAAAGGCAAAGTGTTTGATGCCCATCCATTTCCAGAGAATCCTCCATTGGCCAGCAGCAACACAATGGAGACAGGCTGCGAGGATGGCAGACAGACAGCAGGGATGTTTGAGTCAAACAACAGGGTTATGGAGGGTAAATTAAAGGTATGTCCATTTAAAAGGTAATCaaatttgttttcttgttttgttttcttttgttttctttgtatttagaCTCAAAATGTCCATGAATGTGTTTAAATCTTTGCAGGGTTATTCTACACTACCAGGATATGGGAAAGAAACTGTCAGGCCGATAACAATATGGAAGGGCAATTCATTCACAACAATCTCAGCAAGAGATCCCCACATCAGTGGCAAGGACAGTGGAAAAGGAGACAGTGACTTCAATGACAGCGATTCTGATATAAGTGGAGATGTGCACAAAAAAGAGTCACCCCCAACAAACAGTAAGTGAAACACATATTTAGAGAGAAAATAAGTCAAATAACAGCATATGTGAGCAGTTTCttgaggtaaaaagaaaaaaaggagattaTGTGGTTTATAACTGgatataataaaaacataacctcTCTACCACTGCACTGGTAACATTTTGACTGATTTAACTGTACACTGGATGCATTGTGATGAATCATTTGGACTTGAGCTAACTGAGATCTTTCATTTATCAAACACGCTCAACCAGGTGAGCCAGCAACTGTATTCATATCACATCCTGACAGCACCACTGTTTTCCACAGGTCTCTGGGCATGTACGAGTGAGTGCAAAGTGCTGGGACACTCGGACCGATGCTGGAGCCCTTCAGCTACAAGACCAAACACGAGCCTGGCCTGCGGTCCCCATCTGTCAACATTTTCCAAGACAGCTTCACTTCCCAGGGACACCAGAAGGGAAAACTACTACCCACCTCACATGCCCAAAACCAGCGGTCTTCAGAGTGTGTATGAAAAAGTTCAACACCAGGAATTTGATTACATTCTCGTTGGTCCACCGACACCAGCGAGAATACAGGAAACAGACGAAATTTCCATCCCAGAGTATACAAAAACTTAAGTAAGCTTAAATGACAGATCAAACAGTCACCAAGGgagatttttttcctctgtgctgtctCTATACTGTATAATACTTCTATCTTAATTGACTCTATGTTGGATTGttgcagtgttttgtagtaAGTCATGTGTCTTTTGACTCATATAAGACTGTTCATTGTATCATGTGTAATATGCAAgattttttacattattaataatatatttttcataATGATTCAATGTAAAAAGGAATTTTATTATgaatttttaaaagcatgtgtTAATATTTAAGGGGCATGACCTGTGGACATTTAGGCTGAGAAGGGCCTTTCTGCTGTGGAAAACAATCAACGTGAAAGATTACCATGTTTGTGGTAGATTTTATCACATTGTTGCAcaaataaacagtttaaatttaataaagagaagttgttttttgttttttgtttt
This is a stretch of genomic DNA from Pelmatolapia mariae isolate MD_Pm_ZW linkage group LG16_19, Pm_UMD_F_2, whole genome shotgun sequence. It encodes these proteins:
- the si:ch211-199f5.1 gene encoding protocadherin-8; amino-acid sequence: MRLLTERKITTKMIGGKFKTYWHRWILIFSIHQFLFASWARSEGNTIRYQTNEENAPGTVIGNLAKDMSLSLSHSSKSNFRMMKQFNDSFIRVRESDGELTVGERVDRERICRHSLQCLITFDVVNFSKDRYKLIHVEVEIKDINDNSPEFPSKESIVEISENAAVGSRIPLDPAVDADVGSNYIQSYQISVNSHFTIDVLLRADGVKYAELVLMKELDRETQSSYTVELVATDGGNPYRSGSTKITIKVTDFNDNSPVFDQNSFSVSLPEDAPVGTVILDLNAVDADEGLNGEVVYGFGKQVSHEIRQLFQVDNKSGRLTLRGPVDFEDKSTYELDVQATDLGPNPTPSVCKIIIHVTDVNDNAPEISITPMTSITTGIAYISEAADKDSLVALISTMDRDSGVNSQVYCTLYGHDHFKLRQAYEDSYMIVTAAALDRERISEYNLTVMAEDFGSPPLRKITQYTIRLTDENDNAPHFAKAVYEVSVVENNAPGAYITTVEATDADLGNNGKITYRLVESVIMGSPVNTFVSLNSVSGSIYALRSFNYEVMKQLDVHIQASDGGSPQLQSRAVIRLKIVDQNDNQPSIIEPPLYKGSAEVFLPKDAPAGYVVTQIKATDADEGINAQLSYKITEGGHLGFSINKDTGKVHVSRQLTYDIADNVKVTVSVADNGSPALTSTATIHFSFVEGALPSLPSLAQNGNEEPFEWDMSVAIIIVLAGSCSVLLVAIILITTICSRRKKETGDGGSDDKEEIPNVEKVESGHIDSLNQNHKGKVFDAHPFPENPPLASSNTMETGCEDGRQTAGMFESNNRVMEGKLKGYSTLPGYGKETVRPITIWKGNSFTTISARDPHISGKDSGKGDSDFNDSDSDISGDVHKKESPPTNSLWACTSECKVLGHSDRCWSPSATRPNTSLACGPHLSTFSKTASLPRDTRRENYYPPHMPKTSGLQSVYEKVQHQEFDYILVGPPTPARIQETDEISIPEYTKT